A genomic segment from Gopherus evgoodei ecotype Sinaloan lineage chromosome 6, rGopEvg1_v1.p, whole genome shotgun sequence encodes:
- the ARL14EPL gene encoding ARL14 effector protein-like, with product MQLGSWNYAVLPPSSLFLITCSAVVQPCLEMSDHLEESCTEKSNSAREEPAEAYATPDEDCQIAQKQLQQIERQLKCLAFQNPGPQVADFNPETREQRKKERMAKMNQDFFYKHKTMKKYDKHGRLLCNNMDLCDCLEKNCLGCFYPCPKCNSNKCGPACRCNRKWVYNRIETEAGEVISMLPFFVPE from the exons ATGCAGCTGGGATCCTGGAATTATGCAGTACTGCCTCCAAGTTCTCTCTTCCTCATCACCTGTTCAGCAGTTGTCCAACCA tGTCTTGAAATGAGTGATCATTTAGAAGAAAGCTGTACTGAGAAAAGCAATTCTGCCCGTGAGGAACCTGCAGAAGCATATGCCACTCCTGATGAAGATTGTCAAATAGCACAGAAGCAACTG CAACAAATAGAGCGGCAACTAAAATGCTTAGCATTTCAAAACCCAGGACCTCAAGTAGCTGACTTCAACCCTGAAACTAGAGAGCAGAGGAAGAAAGAGCGTATGGCAAAGATGaaccaagattttttttataaacacaa AACTATGAAGAAGTATGACAAACATGGCAGGCTGCTTTGTAATAACATGGATTTGTGTGACTGCCTGGAGAAGAACTGCCTGGGTTGCTTCTATCCGTGCCCTAAATGCAATTCGAACAAATGTGGACCAGCGTGTCGCTGTAATAGAAAATGGGTTTATAACAGAATTGAGACTGAAGCTGGTGAAGTGATCAGCATGTTACCATTTTTTGTCCCTGAATGA